A region of Synergistaceae bacterium DNA encodes the following proteins:
- the gltA gene encoding NADPH-dependent glutamate synthase, with protein MPSRDPIKRAHEMGEVALGYTETQARVEAERCIQCPGAPCKKGCPVAVPIPEFISHIQKGDFKGAVDTIKQTNLLPAICGRVCPQEKQCQSFCTVGKMLKTPEKAVAIGRLERFVADWERANNQITVPTPAPETGKKVAVIGSGPAGLTVAADIRRAGHSVTVFEAFQKTGGVMVYGIPEFRLPKEIVAKEVENLKKMGVEFKTSFLVGRTETLEQLLDKEGYDAAFIGTGAGLPKFLGIEGENLIGVFSANEYLTRSNLMKAYDREHADTPLFEAKRVAVFGGGNVAMDGARTALRLGAEKVYCVYRRTRAEMPARAEEVAHAIEEGVDFHFLENPTKFIGDDKGRLTGVELLTYELGEPDESGRRKPVAKPGTEHVLEIDAAVVALGNESNPLMAQTTEGLNVTKRGNIIVDENQKTSIPRVWAGGDIVLGAATVILAMGEGRRAAASMNEYLAGK; from the coding sequence AATGGGAGAAGTCGCACTCGGTTATACTGAGACTCAAGCAAGAGTCGAGGCCGAACGCTGTATACAATGTCCCGGAGCTCCCTGCAAAAAAGGCTGCCCCGTTGCTGTTCCCATTCCTGAATTTATCTCGCATATTCAAAAAGGTGATTTCAAGGGAGCTGTTGACACTATAAAGCAGACAAATTTACTTCCTGCAATTTGCGGCCGTGTATGTCCTCAAGAAAAACAGTGTCAAAGTTTCTGCACAGTCGGTAAAATGTTAAAGACTCCGGAAAAAGCTGTAGCAATCGGCCGTCTTGAAAGATTCGTAGCTGACTGGGAACGCGCAAATAATCAAATCACAGTCCCGACTCCTGCTCCTGAGACCGGCAAAAAAGTTGCTGTAATCGGTTCAGGCCCTGCAGGTCTCACAGTTGCTGCTGATATTAGGCGCGCAGGACATAGCGTTACAGTCTTTGAAGCATTCCAGAAAACCGGCGGTGTTATGGTCTACGGCATTCCCGAATTCAGACTCCCTAAAGAAATAGTCGCTAAAGAAGTCGAGAATCTCAAGAAAATGGGCGTTGAATTCAAAACAAGTTTTCTTGTCGGACGCACTGAAACTTTAGAGCAGCTTTTAGACAAAGAAGGCTACGACGCGGCATTTATAGGAACGGGCGCAGGACTTCCTAAATTTTTAGGCATTGAGGGCGAAAACTTAATCGGAGTATTCAGCGCAAATGAGTATTTAACGCGTTCAAATTTAATGAAGGCTTATGACCGTGAACACGCTGACACGCCTTTATTCGAGGCAAAAAGAGTCGCAGTTTTCGGAGGCGGTAATGTTGCAATGGACGGCGCAAGGACTGCATTAAGACTCGGAGCTGAAAAAGTTTATTGCGTCTACAGAAGAACACGCGCAGAAATGCCGGCAAGAGCTGAAGAAGTCGCCCACGCAATTGAAGAGGGAGTCGATTTCCATTTCTTAGAGAATCCGACGAAATTTATCGGCGATGACAAGGGCAGATTAACCGGAGTCGAATTATTGACGTATGAACTCGGCGAACCTGACGAATCAGGAAGACGCAAACCCGTAGCCAAGCCCGGAACTGAACACGTTTTAGAGATTGACGCGGCCGTTGTAGCACTGGGCAATGAGTCAAATCCGTTAATGGCTCAGACTACAGAGGGACTCAACGTTACTAAACGCGGAAATATTATCGTCGACGAGAATCAGAAAACCAGCATTCCCAGAGTATGGGCGGGCGGTGATATAGTTCTCGGAGCTGCTACAGTTATTCTCGCAATGGGTGAAGGACGCAGAGCAGCAGCCAGCATGAATGAATATTTAGCAGGCAAATAA